DNA from Neovison vison isolate M4711 chromosome 12, ASM_NN_V1, whole genome shotgun sequence:
AGTCCTGACTTCATCACCTTATACGGTTACAGGGTCCATacttctccttcctcagagtttGATGGATTTCATGTTTCTGCCTCAGCTTTCCATGAGGACTTTCTGCAGAGAGCTGAAAGCCCAGCAGATGGGTGTGTCTCTATCTAGTGACAAGGGAAGAGGATATGTGGTATTAACCACCATTTACCCTGTGCCAGGCCTTTCTAATCACCAGAGGAGTAAACAATCCTAGAGAAGCTTTGTGAGGAGTTCAAAAGGTAGGGAACTGAGGAGAAGCTAAAGCTGAGAGAACCTAGTATAAATTCAGCAGCATCTGGGTGAAGCACATAGTATAATACTAAATGTAATTTATGTATCTGTGTAAATTTATCTAATAATAATTATTGTAGCTctaatttattgaatacctgcTCTGTTCTAGCACTCTATTATACATTGCATTACACACTGTGTGGGTTTGTTTTCACAATATCTCTATTTTACGAAGCAACGAGGCTCAATGAGCTTATGTATTTATACGAAGCAAGGAGGCTCAATGAGCTTATGTAACTTGCTTGGGCAATGATTTATACATTCTCTGAATAGAAAGCATAGACCAGCCCTGTCCTGCAGAACAGAATAGTGGTTAAATACACGGCTTTAAGCAAAAAATAGCCTTGTTGACTTGGTTTTTGCCACCTCTTGTTGTGGGACCTTCAGCAAATTGCTTAAATAAGCTCCAATGTCCTCACCTGCTAAATGGTGATAACAGTTGTTATCTCCCAGGGTTGAGGGAAGGATTAAATTAGATAGCACAAAAAGCGCTTAGCATAGAGCTAGGCCCTGTAAAGCGCTGCATAAATGTGACTATGCCTGGGAAAGCGGAATATAGAAGGAAAAGTATCCAGCTCTAAAGTTTCCTTTCACTGCTTTTCCTGCTTTTAGAAGCCTGCTCATAACTTCACCTCCGTTACTGAAATTTCCTCTgtctttgctggaacttttcgtGAGGACCTCTCCATCTCACAACACAGCCTCTGATTTGTTATTTCCAAAAGCTTTGGTGCCAAGTTTGCTTTCTCCGGGGATAGAGACTGTTTCTGTGGCGTGGTATGCTGGGGGTTGTAGTCCGAAATTCCTCCATCTACCTCAAGAAGGCGACTGAGCCGAGTCAGAGAACTACAACTTCCAGAGTCCTCCGCGCCATCGGGACGCCATGAGTCTGCAGGGGGCTGCGAGAGCCGGAAGCGTCGGTTACCTTGTCCCGCGCCTGCAGTGAGCGGCTAGATTTATGAAAAAGAACCTGGAACGGCCCTCCCCGGGGCTAAGTTGGTATCAGTACATGTCATGGGGCCAGAGAAGATAGAGGCAGGTATTCCAGGGATGTAGCTATTCTGCAAATCTGAGGTGTGAACTGGTTCCCTGTGTTCAGTGTCTTGAATTGGAGCATCTGCCCGGCTAACAGCCTTTGCCTTAGACACGTCTActaacttttccttccccaggacTCGGCTTCGGGAAGGGCTGTGGGCAAGCGTTTGAGGACTGTCCCTCTTCTCACGGGCCAACGCGGGATATCCCGGAGACCCCGGAGAGGCTGCCACTTTGATGTCGGGAGAAACAGGCCCTAAGCCCAGGCTGGCTATGAAGAGTGACTCCTCGACCCCTGCAGCCCCCCTTAGGGGGCTCGGGGCGCCTCTCAGGAGCAGCGAGCCTGTACGCGTCGCCCCGCCTCCGTCGGCAGCCGTAGTTCTGCTGGAGGAGGCTGCAGACCTCTTGGTGGTGCACCTGGACTTCCCGGCGGCGCTGCAGACCTGCGAACGCGCCTGGCGGAGCTTGGCCAAAGATGATGCGGGCACGTACGTGCTGGGCTCCGTTCATTTCCGGGTGATCTTGGGGACGGACTCAAGATATGGGGAGTTCTGTCATTCCCAGATTGCTCATAAGGAGCCCTCTCTGATAAGCTGGTGTGTCCATTctgcagaggaggaagctgaggcactgCCAATGAGGAGGAAGCTGTCAAGTCGGGTAACAGCTTAGTGAGAACCCATAGCCAATTCTTTTCTCCCTATTCCAGTGTAGAGTGGCATGATGGGAAGATAGAATGTCTATTAAGACATTCTAACCCTAATTATTTTGGTAAGCAGGATCAGTAAGCAGGTGGTGGAAGTCCTCTCCTAGGTACAGTCTTCTCCCCCAGGTTGTTCATTTCTGACCTTGGTTGATGAGTGGAAGTGGAATTCAGAGCAGGAGTAGTGTTCTGGGACTGTTGAAGAACTGGATTAAAGTATCAGTCTGATGAAAACCTTGGTCCTGCATTGCTCTTTCTAATGCTGTTAGCCTCTTCGGGAAGTTGAGGGAATCATTTCTCTGTGGATAGTAATGTTGATTTTGGCTACACTTTAGGGAGGTGGGTTGAATAGTCAAAGCTGACCCCAGAGAAGGATGAACTAGGGAGCCCTGGCTGTGTTTTAGGGGGTTGAGTAGGGCTTGTGGCAGTAAATGCTGGAGGCCGTgatttggggttcctgggggtACTTCACTTGGTGGTGCTAATAGGCCAGTTGTGAAGTTCCTATACCTACACTCAGGCAGAAACCTTGCTCAATCCCCACTTCTTCACTGAAGCAAACTCTTAGCTCCAGCTGTTTCCACCCACACACCTGTGCTGCATTTCACCTGGGTACAAAGATGTGTGATAGGCAGCAGTTGAGTTGTCTCCAGATTTATAGGAACTTTGAACTCCTGGGGGAAAGGGCAGTTTTCTCTCTGTTGGGGCTAGTAAGACTGGTTGTAATTTGAGCTCCGCTTAAATACTAATGGGGAGGATAGAGGTGATGGCTACTGAGTTGGGAACTGTATGGGGGGAATGGTcccagggtggtggtgggaatggaaacaggaaccatccatctttctttcttcctttctttctttgagagtgtgtgagagcagggggagagggagaggaaaaaatctccagCAGAGTCTACACTGAGCTGAAGCatggagcccggtgcagggcttgatcccacaaccccaagatcatgacctgagcagaaaccaagagtcacctgttaactgactgagccaccgaggcacccctggaGGGGAACCACTTCTAAACCTGAATTGGTTTTTCTGCTGACAGTTCCTTGGAGGTGAAATGCTCCCTGTGTGTTGTGGGGATCCAGGCCTTGGCAGAAATGAATCGGTGGCAGGAAGTCCTGTCCTGGGTTCTTCAGTATTACCAGGTCCCTGAAAAGCTACCTCCCAAAGTCCTGGAACTATGGTACGTCCTTGTTCTGATTTACTGGGTCAGTTCAGAAACAAGAGGATTTTCATGTCCTTTTTTGAATCAGTGCCCAGTATCTTCTCTTTACCCCTTTCCTACCCTTTCCTTCTATATCTAACTCTTtccctggtttttaaaatttttttaattaaaaatttttttttttttttacctcaaaacCTAGCTATAAAggatgaggaagagagaatttaggagtcttagaggaaaagaggaagagggtgACAGTGGGAATAGGAGATGTGAAGTGGGATGATAGAAGTGAAGTCCTAGCTGACAGAGCTTCTTGCTATTTCCTAAGAATTCCTAATTCTTATCAATATCAGTATCCCATAGGGAAGGCCTGGAGGACACAGGGGAAGGATTgggtgggagagggtggtagTAATGAGAGGTAAACCGACCATGGAGCACTGACTGTTCCTTTTttgaaattggattatttgggtttgcAGTGTTCTTTTATACAGCAAAATGCAAGAGCCTGGAGCTGTGCTGGAAGTGGTCAGTGCCTGGCTGCAAGACCTTGACAATCAGGGCCTTCCAGAATACAGAGCTTTGGCAGAACTTCACCTGCACCGAGTGCTGCTGCCTCTGGGCTGCTTGTCGGAGGCTGAGGAGCTAGTGGTGGGTTCTGCAGCCTTCAGTGAGGAAGAACGGCTGGACTTACTCCAGGCCATTAGTAAGGCAAGGCAACAGCAGAAACACCAACACTCGGGCACTGAGGAGGCCCAGAAGCTAAACCAGGAAGGTAGGACATTATTCTTTGGTGGCCTCTGTAAAGTGGAGTTGTGGGCTCTCCCTTATACTTCGGGATTATCATGACATTCCTGGGAGCTTGGGAGCAATTATTTGTATGAGTAACTCCCAAATCACAGAATAGGAAACCTGTTGATTGGATTAAAAAGCGAAGCCCTGACCCTCTGTAGTTGGCGGTGGAAGGAGAATCTCTGGGAGGTGTGGCTGAATCTCAGAACCATAATTCTGGTCTCTTTGAAAGCCAACTTCTCCTTCGGGTCCTGTCACTAGATCTCTTGTCTCTATCATGCTGGTCTGAGTgggatgttatttcttctttaaaggcTGGCCCAAACACAGCTGAGGTATGCTGGGgcatagccaaaaaaaaaaaaaaaaaaaaaaaaaaaagaagctgacaCAGTAACTTGGTAACTTGACTTAGATAAAAATTACTTATCTTCAGCTTGGGCCCCACCAcccagcctcctctctgcctttacTTCCTAGATCTCCTGGGTATGTTCTTCAGTGATTGATGTTGCCCTTTAAGGGGCAGCCCATCTCTGCCCATTGGAATGCAGTTTCACACAATGGCTTTTTAGGGAAACCATTTTAAACCCAACATCATACACCTGACTGTTATCCTACATGGGATGCCTACgtaggggtgggtgtgggggttaTTTTGTTGTAAAGGATTTTAAAGGTCCTCTACTTCAGACCCTTCCTCTGGTCTTTGAATTTTTTCCATCCTCTTTTCCTCAAGTGATCCTATAGTCTATGCAAGGATAGAAAATTTACTATCTCCAGAAGCAGCTCATTCCATGTATGGACAGTTCTGTAGAGAAGTTCTTCctgaaatttaagtttttttcttggtAGTTTTTAGCCactgttctttgatttttctcttcgtGTGTACAGAATTggcctgatcttttttttttttttaaatttgtgtgagagagaaagaatgagtgagcacaagcagggagaggagcagacagagggagaaccaggctccccgctgaactgggagcccgatgtgggactcagtcccaggaccctgggatcataacctgaaccaagggtagccgcttaaccaactgagccacccaggtggctcctgAGCAACCCAGGttgatcctttttatttatttatttattttttaaaaaaagattttatttatttatttgacagacagagatcacaagtaggcagagaggcaggcagagagagagagagaggaggaagcaggctccccgctgagcagagagcctgatgtgggactcgatcccgggaccccgagatcatgacctgagccgaaggcagcggcttaacccactgagccacccaggcgcccctgatcctttttttttaaatgaaagttctTTAACTATAATCCTGTTCTCCAAAGTGTCTTTTCTTTGTGTGCTACAGAGCATGAACCTGCTGATGTAGAATCCTTTCTTTGAAAACAGGTTATTGGCTTCAGGAATTTCCTGTGGCTACCaaagccctctgcccctccatctccCAGGGAGGAAAGGATGGGGAAAGGGTTTGATGGCAAGTTCAGAGTGTTCTGTCAGGACTTGGCACCACTTGTATTTTAGTTGGTGGTGTTCATATTTACAACCTGAGTTTTGAATTCTTCACTATATATATTAAGTGCCTCTCTGTTTCCTGCATTAATGTGATAATCAAGAACTACTGCTCTTTGTAACTCTCAGTACATATCTTAGGCCAAAATATAAAGAAtgctataaaataatatttaaaaaacacaccAGATATGCCAGGTTTACCCAGCTGAGTAGATGCTGTCTATTAAAACTATCTCCTAAGGAGATGACATTCTAGTGATTGTTGTctgtccttaaaatatttttggagctTTTGGAATCTTTTTTAGAACCACTTAATGAACTACAGGAGTGAACTAGTGTTGTTACCTTTTGTCAGCTCTCATAATCTTGCTCAAAGCTCAGAGTGGGGGGAAGCTGTTTCTGGTGGAGTTACCTGCAGGTATGCTCTATCTCCCTGACCAGGCTCCTTCTCCCACAAGTTCCTGTCACTAATGATGTTGCTTCGCCGGCTTTGGGATTCTGCAGTAAGCCGCTTCTTCTCCATGCCCTTCAAAAAGAGCCTCTTGGCTGCCTTGATCCTCTGCCTCTTGGTGGTAAGGTTTGATCCAGGTGAGTAATGAAGCCTTTCGTCTTTCCTGCCCTTCCTGGGGAAGGGGCTGTTGAATAGGGGCTAGGCCTGTGGGAGCCCTCCTGGGGATGGAGGCATCTCCTGTGCCACTTCTCCCTGAGTCTCTTCCATAAGAAGGGACTGTTGGACCCCAGCAAGAGCAAGCTCAGCCCGCCTGGAAGAGAATAGCCCTGGAGTCCATGAGAGCAGTCTGGAGGAAATTCACTCTATTCCGTTGACCCTTGAACACTGACTTTGAGTCATTGTCATCTACTTTATCGGGGGGTGAACTCTGACTggaatgtgaaaattaaaaaaaaattctttttcatcatcataatacctaaaaaaaaaattgtggtaaatcATAATTGAAATACatgtacattttagaaaatgtagaaaatagagaaaagcatgaagaagaaaacagaaatcaccTATGAAGTTTGTTATTGTAATAGTTATACTTTCAGTCTTTCTATATGGATACAGATGCAATTTTGCATGttataagtatctttttttttttttttttttaagattttgtttatttgtcagagagagacagtacacacaagcaggcagagaggcaggcagagagagaggaggaagcaggctccttgcggagcaaggagcccgatgcgggactcgatcccaggaccaaaggatcatgacctgagccgaaggcaggggcccaaccactgagccccccaggcgtcccatgttataaatatcttttaaaacatgGCGTTAggtggctaaataatattccaatcTGCAGAAACTTCTGTGATTGATTAATAACCCCCTATTGTTGaacattttgattatttcttaCTCTGTTTTCTGTAGAGCTATGAAGCAGGCACGAGTTCCCTAAGTGCTATTTTGGAACAACCCTGGTTATTTCCTGAGAATTAACTCCTCAAAATTAAGTGCTGGACCAAAGATTAAGAGCTCACcttttagatttttatgtttgtgtgttACTCTATGTGAGTTACAATCTAATCTTTACTCTTCTCATGAATTTAGACTTAGAATAGAATTATATAACTTTGAAAACTGCAGGAAAAACTGGAAATACTTATTCTagtcccttcctcttttctttctttctttttttgatcaaGAAACCCAAGAACTAGAGAAAAAAGTAACTAGCCCACAGTCACACAaataatttgtctattttttttttaagattttatttatttatttgacagagagaaatcacaggtagatggagagggaggcagagagagagagagggaagcaggcttcccgctgagcagagagcctgatgcggggctcgatcccaggaccctgagatcatgacctgagccgaaggcagtggcttaacccactgagccacccaggcgcccctaatttgtctatttttaaaactgccaGTTcttgggacgcctaggtggctcagttggtcaagcatcagactctcggtttcagctcaggtcatgatctcagagttgtaggatccagccccacatggagctcacTTGCGAGCATATGTGCAtgcatgttctccctctctcaaataaataaacaaatctttaaaacaaaacaaaaacaaaacctgccaGTTCTTGATTTAATCTTTAGGTCTTCCCCATTTTCCCCATTCCCCTTCCTCTTATttagtgagctttttttttttgcatagctCAGAGTTGTCCTTTTCACTTTGCTGAACACTGAGCAGAAATTTTCTCTGAATAGCTCTGTTTGCTTAAGGAAAGAGTCACTTGTAGTTCTCAGGAAAGCTAAGGATAGTTTGTGTTCATTCCTGTCCACTTGCAGACTTCTACTTTGTTCCACAGAGACTTgataaaaatttagatttttttttttccagtggttctTGTAAGTCCTGCTCTTCTGAGTGGGAACAGCAAAGGGTAATTTGAGTATGCGGCTTGCCCAGCTGCATGGTGCTTCCCCATCCCCTGGCCTGGAGCTGCTGACCCCCAGTGGCAGATTTAACTCATTGCAGTGGTGGTTCTGTGGGAGAGGAGAGCCGGTGATTAGGCAGCAACTAGAACTCTGAAGGAAGGATATAAAAAGAGTAGACTGTCagtaattttccttaaaaataacatttttctttttaagaaagaaaaaaatcagttaaaaaatcGGTAATAAGGAAAAACTAATCAATCAACTCAGCCCTAATTCTAAAGAGGtaattgtactttatttttaatataattaacttaggataaaaatatgaaatactgtcACTTGACTGCAGGTTGAGAAGGTATGAAAAAGAATGTAGTGAAGTCTCTTCTCAAATTTATCTTCCCAGAGGCAGCTACCATTATCAGTTTGTGTATGTATCAGAAAGCTAGGctaaaatatatgttttcttattcttaGCAAACTTAAGGTCACTGTAATCCAAGTGAAGAAAATATATCCCAGAGAATATATCCTAGAGAAAGTGAAGGTTTTCTTTATtgttgggaagggaaggaagaggaaataacATTAAGCATCaacatatgctttaaaaaaataacccgTACTTCCATTTCCAAGGGATGGGACTTGAGGctgaggggaagaagaggggagtaAAGGCAGGCATACTGACAAcaatcttccttcttcctgcagcttctccttcttctttgccCTTCCTCTACAAGCTGGCTCAGCTCTTCCATCGGATCCAAGAGGCCATGTTTTCTCTCTACCGGCTTCCTATCCACGACTGAGTGACTTTTCCCATTCCACTCAACCTCTATACTCCCCAGGCCTGCCATGACAGAAGCAGAGTAACTCATCCATGGTGGCCCTCCTGTTGCTGGCTGTGGCCCCACAGGGGTGGGGCCAGCCCCAATTCTAGAAAGAGTTGATCCAGTCTGGTAAACTATGTTTTGCTGCCTGAGTGGTCTCCCTTTTGCACCCTAGTTTGGCTGGTGTTGGTAGGTAATGCGGGAACAAAGTAGGGCCAGGGAGCATGAGTCCTCTGGAATAATACTCCCTTATACCAAAGGCCCCTTCTAAAGGAGGGGTTTGGGAAAGGAGAGTATATCCATGAAATATTCCATCTTCTTGGTAAAAGCAAGGGATTGGTTTTTTAGGTCAGAGTGTAATGAAGCTGGAAGTTCAGAAAACTCTGATGGAATGACCCTTGGCCTTTCACTTGTGTGGAAAACTTAACCTCTGAAAATTGCCTCACAGGTCAGGCCCTTAGGGAGAGTGAAGATCTGAGAGGGCcacttatttctcttttctgctctTCTCCACCAGATCTGTGGAGAGGAGCATAGAGAAGTTATTTATCAATATACCATTCCTGTGGTTTTGCAGTAGGCTTGAAGCTGCTTGGGTCCTCTCTTTTCATACCAGGACGTGGCTTTCAGAACTACCCAGGTAACTGTTGAAAGCAAAGTAAGGCTGCTCCGCTCTTCTCACTGGGTAAAGTGATCTTGTTTGGTGCTTCTTGGGCTTCAGCTCAATTTTCCAGGTTGTCAGTGGCCAAGTCCTGCTCTATTACACACTCAGTAttcctgtgttctctttcttccttttagttccttcttcctgctctgcAATGgtatttttatactttgtttGATGGCTGTCTAACCAGGTTCTGCCTACCCTCTTGGTATATACCGTTGCTggttcccctcccccctttctgtGTCCTGTTGTTCTAGTTATAGTCTATTCTTTGTATAATGTGCAAATTTTTCTGCTTGTGTGGCCTTGAAAAGTAGGTCAGCCTCAGAGGCTGATGAGCTGAAAATGGAACTGGGTAATCAGGTGAACTGGAAGGGATGTATGGAGGG
Protein-coding regions in this window:
- the PEX26 gene encoding peroxisome assembly protein 26, with the translated sequence MSGETGPKPRLAMKSDSSTPAAPLRGLGAPLRSSEPVRVAPPPSAAVVLLEEAADLLVVHLDFPAALQTCERAWRSLAKDDAGTSLEVKCSLCVVGIQALAEMNRWQEVLSWVLQYYQVPEKLPPKVLELCVLLYSKMQEPGAVLEVVSAWLQDLDNQGLPEYRALAELHLHRVLLPLGCLSEAEELVVGSAAFSEEERLDLLQAISKARQQQKHQHSGTEEAQKLNQEGSFSHKFLSLMMLLRRLWDSAVSRFFSMPFKKSLLAALILCLLVVRFDPASPSSLPFLYKLAQLFHRIQEAMFSLYRLPIHD